A single Leptospira barantonii DNA region contains:
- a CDS encoding cytochrome-c peroxidase produces MFRVSFILLFLSILFCFNLCKEEKKEVVPQTPVKPVETISYPYPADNRPTPERILLGKTLFFDPIVSGSNWISCASCHNPGLGWSDGLKTAVGHNMKILGKNTPTILNSAYGKKMFWDGRAENLEAQALGPIASPDEMNQNIDELILELKNIPGYKELFAKAYPKEDISAVTIGKAIASFERTILSGESSFDLWKKGNQTALSESAQRGYSLFNEKAQCSVCHQGDQFTDDGFHNIGLKSNRKDAGRFSLVPVKVMKGSFKTPGLRDVASTGPYMHDGSYATLEEVVEHYDRGGDDSSNLDPNMRTLKLTKQEKTDLVEFMKSLSGKRLAIAIPAFPR; encoded by the coding sequence TTGTTTCGAGTTTCGTTCATTCTATTGTTCTTATCGATTCTTTTTTGTTTCAATCTTTGCAAAGAGGAAAAGAAAGAAGTCGTTCCTCAAACTCCGGTCAAGCCCGTAGAAACAATTTCTTATCCGTATCCGGCGGACAACCGACCGACTCCCGAGCGGATCTTGTTGGGTAAAACCCTATTCTTCGATCCGATCGTTTCCGGTTCCAATTGGATCAGTTGCGCATCTTGTCACAATCCGGGCTTGGGTTGGTCCGACGGATTGAAGACCGCGGTCGGTCACAACATGAAAATTCTCGGGAAGAATACTCCTACGATCTTAAACTCAGCCTACGGCAAGAAGATGTTTTGGGACGGCCGCGCGGAAAATTTGGAAGCGCAAGCCCTCGGGCCGATCGCTTCGCCCGACGAGATGAATCAAAACATAGACGAACTTATATTAGAATTAAAGAATATACCCGGATATAAGGAACTTTTCGCAAAGGCCTATCCGAAAGAGGATATCAGCGCGGTAACGATCGGCAAGGCGATCGCAAGTTTTGAAAGAACGATTCTTTCGGGAGAATCTTCTTTCGATCTTTGGAAAAAAGGAAATCAAACCGCGCTTTCCGAATCGGCGCAAAGAGGATATTCTCTTTTTAACGAGAAGGCGCAGTGTTCCGTATGTCATCAAGGCGATCAGTTTACGGACGACGGGTTTCACAATATCGGATTGAAATCGAATCGGAAGGACGCGGGAAGATTCTCCCTCGTTCCCGTAAAGGTGATGAAAGGTTCGTTCAAAACTCCCGGTCTTCGCGACGTAGCATCCACAGGTCCGTATATGCACGACGGAAGTTATGCGACTTTGGAAGAAGTGGTCGAACACTATGATCGTGGCGGAGACGATTCCTCTAACCTCGATCCGAACATGAGAACGCTTAAGCTTACGAAACAGGAAAAGACGGACCTCGTCGAATTTATGAAATCGCTCAGCGGAAAACGGTTGGCGATCGCTATTCCGGCGTTTCCGAGATGA